One genomic window of Camelina sativa cultivar DH55 chromosome 5, Cs, whole genome shotgun sequence includes the following:
- the LOC104786161 gene encoding protein IQ-DOMAIN 1-like, translated as MGSGNLIKAIIRLKRGKQRSIKNEKGFVKPKASKKKGTLSSALVTRTEDWAATRIQTAFKAYKARKSLRRLKGIARAKLSTEKHSVKNQAVVTLRYLHSWSKIQSEIKARRVCMVTEWRLKNKRLEHQQKLEAKLHDVEVEWNGGSETKDEILERILQREEATIKRERALAYAFSHQWKADGKTQWLGSYELGNTNWGWSWKERWISARPWEVRYTVTPKKPKSSKTTFCKSETNSNSPAKRVMSLSSVPAKASSLGAKNTVKPRRLSFPGA; from the exons ATGGGTTCTGGGAATTTGATTAAGGCTATAATTAGATTGAAGAGGGGTAAACAAAGGAGCATCAAGAACGAGAAG GGATTTGTTAAACCTAAAGCTTCCAAGAAGAAGGGTACTCTTTCTTCAGCACTAGTTACTCGTACTGAGGATTGGGCTGCAACTCGGATTCAGACTGCTTTTAAAGCCTATAAG GCTAGAAAAAGCTTACGGCGTCTAAAGGGAATTGCAAGAGCAAAGTTATCTACTGAGAAGCACTCTGTGAAGAACCAAGCGGTGGTCACATTGAGGTATCTTCACTCATGGAGTAAAATACAGTCAGAGATAAAGGCTCGTCGAGTTTGCATGGTTACCGAATGGCGACTTAAGAATAAGAGATTAGAACATCAGCAGAAGCTTGAGGCAAAGCTTCATGATGTTGAG GTTGAGTGGAATGGTGGGTCAGAGACAAAAGATGAAATCTTGGAGAGGATACTTCAAAGGGAAGAAGCAACAATCAAGCGAGAAAGGGCTTTGGCATATGCCTTCTCTCATCAG TGGAAAGCCGATGGTAAGACTCAGTGGCTGGGGAGTTATGAACTGGGCAACACTAATTGGGGTTGGAGCTGGAAAGAGCGTTGGATATCAGCTCGGCCTTGGGAAGTAAGATATACAGTGACTCCTAAGAAACCAAAGAGCTCAAAGACGACATTTTGCAAAAGTGAGACTAACTCAAATTCACCGGCAAAGAGAGTAATGTCATTATCATCAGTTCCAGCCAAAGCTTCATCCTTGGGAGCTAAAAACACAGTGAAACCACGGAGATTGTCATTTCCGGGTGCGTGA
- the LOC104786162 gene encoding nudix hydrolase 22, chloroplastic-like isoform X1 has translation MKSATSATSPTATSLQLGSPRLLALAQQLRLYKPPLCSPFDEESTRKLVSFQELMAPVRLTPKKAAVLICLFEGDDGDLRVILTKRSSTLSTHSGEVSLPGGKAEEHDKDDGVTATREAEEEIGLDPSLVDVVAFLEPFLSQHLLRVTPVVGILWDKKAFNPRPNPTEVEAVFDAPFEMFLKDENRRSEEIEWMGEKLLFHFFDYKTGDNDYVIWGLTSRILIRAATVVYQRPPAFIEQKPNLKYSKMNQATSLYG, from the exons ATGAAATCGGCAACATCAGCCACGTCGCCAACGGCGACAAGCTTACAACTCGGATCTCCCAGACTCTTAGCCTTGGCGCAGCAGCTGCGTCTATACAAACCGCCGCTTTGTTCACCGTTCGACGAGGAGAGCACCAGGAAATTGGTTTCCTTTCAGGAACTTATGGCTCCGGTGAGGCTCACACCGAAGAAAGCGGCTGTCTTGATTTGTCTCTTCGAAGGAGACGACGGTGATTTGCGTGTGATCCTCACTAAGAGGTCTTCCACGTTGTCTACTCACTCGG GAGAAGTTTCTTTACCAGGTGGTAAAGCAGAAGAGCATGATAAGGATGATGGGGTCACTGCAACcagagaagcagaggaagagatTGGATTAGACCCTTCtcttgttgatgttgttgccTTCCTCGAACCATTTCTGTCTCAG CATCTGCTTAGAGTAACTCCTGTGGTAGGAATATTATGGGACAAAAAAGCGTTCAATCCAAGGCCAAATCCTACAGAAGTGGAAGCTGTGTTTGATGCACCCTTTGAAATGTTTCTGAag GATGAGAACCGGAGATCCGAGGAGATTGAGTGGATGGGGGAAAAGCTTTTGTTCCACTTCTTTGATTACAAAACAGGAGATAACGATTATGTTATATGGGGTTTAACTTCCAGAATCTTGATAAGAGCTGCAACAGTGGTTTATCAACGACCACCGGCTTTCATTGAACAGAAACCTAACTTGAAGTACTCCAAAATG AACCAGGCTACTAGTTTATATGGATAG
- the LOC104786162 gene encoding nudix hydrolase 22, chloroplastic-like isoform X2: MKSATSATSPTATSLQLGSPRLLALAQQLRLYKPPLCSPFDEESTRKLVSFQELMAPVRLTPKKAAVLICLFEGDDGDLRVILTKRSSTLSTHSGEVSLPGGKAEEHDKDDGVTATREAEEEIGLDPSLVDVVAFLEPFLSQHLLRVTPVVGILWDKKAFNPRPNPTEVEAVFDAPFEMFLKDENRRSEEIEWMGEKLLFHFFDYKTGDNDYVIWGLTSRILIRAATVVYQRPPAFIEQKPNLKYSKM, from the exons ATGAAATCGGCAACATCAGCCACGTCGCCAACGGCGACAAGCTTACAACTCGGATCTCCCAGACTCTTAGCCTTGGCGCAGCAGCTGCGTCTATACAAACCGCCGCTTTGTTCACCGTTCGACGAGGAGAGCACCAGGAAATTGGTTTCCTTTCAGGAACTTATGGCTCCGGTGAGGCTCACACCGAAGAAAGCGGCTGTCTTGATTTGTCTCTTCGAAGGAGACGACGGTGATTTGCGTGTGATCCTCACTAAGAGGTCTTCCACGTTGTCTACTCACTCGG GAGAAGTTTCTTTACCAGGTGGTAAAGCAGAAGAGCATGATAAGGATGATGGGGTCACTGCAACcagagaagcagaggaagagatTGGATTAGACCCTTCtcttgttgatgttgttgccTTCCTCGAACCATTTCTGTCTCAG CATCTGCTTAGAGTAACTCCTGTGGTAGGAATATTATGGGACAAAAAAGCGTTCAATCCAAGGCCAAATCCTACAGAAGTGGAAGCTGTGTTTGATGCACCCTTTGAAATGTTTCTGAag GATGAGAACCGGAGATCCGAGGAGATTGAGTGGATGGGGGAAAAGCTTTTGTTCCACTTCTTTGATTACAAAACAGGAGATAACGATTATGTTATATGGGGTTTAACTTCCAGAATCTTGATAAGAGCTGCAACAGTGGTTTATCAACGACCACCGGCTTTCATTGAACAGAAACCTAACTTGAAGTACTCCAAAATG TGA